A stretch of the Sulfurimonas sp. HSL-1656 genome encodes the following:
- the atzF gene encoding allophanate hydrolase, which translates to MTISQLFNDYKNGITTPRDVMAQIRARIEAHAENPIFIHALSEAETEPYLERLEGVSPASLPLYGIPFAIKDNIDLAGIPTTAACPAYSYVPEASAFVVERLIEAGAIPVGKTNLDQFATGLVGTRSPYGACRNSIDPAYISGGSSSGSAISVALEMAAFSLGTDTAGSGRVPAAFNNLVGVKPSKGVLSTSGVVPACRSLDCVSIFALNTDDAKVVFDIACAFDAEDPYSRKMPATADAAEKTMRFAVPLPSQLKFFGDTEAEALFNAAVTRFESMGYTAIETDFSPMLDAANLLYSGPWVAERYIAAKQIMDEQPEEVLDVTRSIIEQGRDKSAVEYFAAEYRLKEYKRQSELALEGADFALTPTTGTIYTVEALNADPVQLNTNLGYYTNFMNLLDFAAYAVPAGFRPNGLPFGVTLFGDAFEDRRLMEIGKAYVEVSRG; encoded by the coding sequence ATGACGATCTCACAACTTTTCAACGACTATAAAAACGGTATAACGACCCCGCGCGACGTGATGGCGCAGATCCGTGCGCGGATCGAGGCGCACGCGGAAAACCCTATTTTTATCCATGCGCTGAGCGAGGCGGAGACCGAACCCTACCTCGAACGGCTTGAAGGGGTCAGCCCGGCATCACTGCCGCTCTACGGCATCCCTTTCGCGATCAAGGACAATATCGACCTCGCCGGTATCCCGACGACGGCCGCCTGTCCGGCCTACAGCTACGTTCCGGAAGCATCGGCTTTCGTTGTCGAACGGCTGATCGAAGCAGGGGCGATCCCCGTCGGAAAGACGAACCTTGACCAGTTCGCGACGGGGCTGGTCGGGACCCGTTCACCCTACGGAGCCTGCCGCAACAGCATAGATCCCGCCTACATCTCCGGCGGCTCCAGTTCGGGGAGCGCGATCAGCGTCGCCCTGGAGATGGCGGCCTTCTCACTGGGAACGGATACGGCGGGATCGGGACGCGTGCCGGCAGCCTTTAACAACCTCGTGGGGGTCAAGCCTTCCAAGGGGGTTCTGAGCACCTCCGGTGTCGTGCCGGCGTGCCGCAGCCTCGACTGCGTCTCCATCTTCGCCCTCAACACCGATGACGCCAAAGTTGTTTTTGACATCGCATGTGCCTTTGACGCCGAAGACCCCTACAGCCGCAAGATGCCGGCGACAGCGGATGCAGCGGAAAAAACGATGCGTTTTGCCGTGCCGCTGCCGTCCCAGCTGAAATTCTTCGGGGACACCGAGGCCGAAGCACTCTTCAACGCCGCGGTGACACGTTTTGAATCGATGGGGTATACGGCGATAGAAACCGATTTCTCGCCGATGCTCGATGCGGCGAACCTGCTCTATTCGGGCCCCTGGGTCGCCGAACGCTATATCGCGGCAAAGCAGATCATGGACGAGCAGCCCGAAGAGGTGCTCGATGTGACCCGTTCGATCATCGAGCAGGGCAGGGACAAGAGCGCGGTGGAGTACTTTGCCGCGGAGTACCGTCTCAAAGAGTATAAACGGCAGTCCGAACTGGCACTCGAGGGGGCAGATTTTGCGCTGACACCGACCACGGGAACCATCTACACCGTTGAAGCGCTCAATGCCGACCCGGTACAGCTGAACACGAACCTCGGCTACTACACCAACTTCATGAACCTGCTCGATTTTGCCGCCTACGCGGTACCGGCCGGGTTCCGCCCCAACGGGCTCCCCTTCGGCGTGACGCTCTTCGGCGATGCCTTTGAAGACCGCCGTCTGATGGAGATCGGTAAAGCGTACGTGGAGGTGTCCCGTGGCTGA
- a CDS encoding class III extradiol ring-cleavage dioxygenase, whose product MAPKDPGKLRVLYLSHGGGPLPLLGDKSHDEMVVALKRVAASIPKPSAIIVVSAHWETVTPTITHGSTPDLIYDYYGFPDESYEITYPAPGMPALADEVHWCLQQQGIASILDDDRGFDHGLFVPLKIMYPDADIPCIQISLVKGLDPAAHLHMGKALASLSRDNILVVGSGFSFHNMKAFFTPSQERTEKNDAFKHWLIKTCSDPELIESERTERLINWEHAPYARYCHPRAEHLLPLHVCYGATGRACDTVYEAEILGVDSAMFLWS is encoded by the coding sequence GGCGGCGGTCCGCTGCCGCTGCTGGGAGACAAAAGTCATGATGAAATGGTCGTTGCCCTGAAACGGGTCGCGGCATCGATCCCGAAGCCCTCGGCCATCATCGTCGTCAGTGCCCACTGGGAGACGGTAACGCCGACAATCACGCACGGAAGCACCCCCGACCTCATCTATGACTATTACGGCTTCCCCGACGAATCCTACGAGATCACCTACCCCGCCCCCGGGATGCCGGCCCTGGCGGATGAGGTGCACTGGTGCCTCCAGCAGCAGGGGATCGCGTCGATACTGGATGACGACCGCGGTTTCGACCACGGTCTCTTTGTGCCCCTAAAGATCATGTACCCCGATGCGGATATCCCCTGCATACAGATCTCGCTCGTCAAAGGGCTGGACCCGGCCGCGCATCTGCACATGGGCAAGGCGCTGGCATCGCTGTCACGGGACAATATCCTGGTAGTCGGCTCCGGCTTCTCGTTCCACAACATGAAGGCGTTCTTTACGCCGTCGCAGGAGCGTACCGAAAAGAACGACGCCTTCAAGCACTGGCTCATCAAAACCTGTTCGGACCCTGAACTCATTGAGAGCGAACGCACAGAACGTCTCATCAACTGGGAGCATGCCCCCTACGCCCGCTATTGCCACCCGCGTGCAGAGCACCTGCTGCCGCTGCATGTCTGTTACGGGGCGACTGGGCGTGCCTGCGATACCGTTTACGAAGCGGAAATCCTCGGGGTCGATTCGGCGATGTTTCTATGGTCTTGA